In one Myxococcus xanthus genomic region, the following are encoded:
- a CDS encoding DUF504 domain-containing protein yields the protein MSDERFTTSREVYHRIQWDPRFDPREFTIGYDAHGETREEMPFAAFVPDGEIPWHRVWYFKRGHQVVWDREQRLDLLNSPQPPPG from the coding sequence ATGTCCGACGAACGCTTCACGACCAGCCGCGAGGTCTACCACCGCATCCAGTGGGACCCGCGGTTCGACCCCCGCGAGTTCACCATCGGCTACGACGCCCATGGTGAGACGCGCGAGGAGATGCCATTCGCGGCCTTCGTTCCGGACGGCGAGATTCCCTGGCACCGCGTCTGGTACTTCAAGCGGGGCCACCAGGTGGTCTGGGACCGCGAGCAGCGCTTGGACCTGCTGAATTCGCCGCAACCTCCGCCCGGGTAG